The Amycolatopsis jiangsuensis nucleotide sequence CGGCCAGGTCCGGCAGCAGCGCACCGGCTTCCGCGGCAGCCTCGTCCGCGGTACGGCCGGAACGGGTGTCGAGCACGGTGCGTTCCTCCATCCCACGCACGAGCGCGCGGAAGCGTTCCCGCACCGCGTCGGCGAAACGGCCGCCGGCAGCGGCTTCCTCGGCGGCCCGGCGGTAGTCTTCGGCGCTCCGGCGGCGGCCGGCGAACACCTCCCCTGCCGACTGCGCGCTCCGCCCGACCCTGCCGACCCGCAGCCGCACCACCACGGCCAGCACGATCAGCAACGCCAGCACCAGCACGAGCCCCAGCGGACCGCCGGGCACTCCGTTCAGCGCGTCGAGCAGGTCGGCCAGCCGCTGTCCCAGCCACTGCAGGACCTGCTGCACGAAACCCGGCTTCGCGTCCGCGTACGCCGGATCGCGCAGCTCCTCGATTGCCCGCAGGCGGGCGGGGTCCCGGTCGATGTCGACCGGGACGTCGGTGAGCAGGAAGGTCACCACGCCTGCCGCGGCGGGTTCAGCCCCGCCGCCCTGGCCAGCTCGATGTCCATCCCCTCACGCCGCATCCGCTGGTCGATGTAGAGCAGCACGGTGACCAGCGCGGTGAACGGCGTGACAATCGTCGACGCGATCACCGAGCCCACCGACTGCAACACCAGGCTCGCGGTGCTCACCTGCGGTACGCCGCCGCTCTGCGGGTCGAACAGGCCGCTGAAGGCGCCCGAGCCGAGGTTGAACGGGATGCCGATGATCGCGCTGATCAGCCAGCCGATGATCGCGGCGAGCAGCAGAATGCCGAACACCCGCCAGAACGCCCCGGCCACCAGCGCGCGCGAACGGGAGAAGGCCTGTCCGATCGTGCCGCGCTCCAGCACCAGCGACGAGCCCGCGAGCGACCAGTACACGTACGGAATGACCGGCAGGACCACCGCGAGCACGCCGAACAGGACCGCCACCGGGCCGAGCGCGAGCCCGACCAGCACGGCCACCCCGGCCCCCACCGCGCAGGCGACGAGCACCGCGAGCCCGTACAGCACGGTCAGCGCGAGCAGCCGCAGCAACCGGGGTGCCGCCTCGCTCATCGCGGAACGGAAGTCCACCGGACGGCCGAGCACCGCCTTGCCCATCACCACGGTGAGGAACCCGGTCAGGAAGGTCTGGCCGAGCAGGCCGATCACCAGCGACGGGATCAGGCTGAGCAGCGTCGAGTCCAGCAGGCTGTAGAGCGCGTCGAGCTGTTCGGCCTGGGTGGCGGCCGGCCCGAGCCTGCTGACCCGGTCGAAGTCCGGCACGAGCAGCAGCGACGCGACGAGGTTCAGCCCCGCCGTGATCACCGCGACGATCGCCGACACGCCCAGGATCAGCAGCGGATACCGGCGGATCGCGGTGATCGAACCGTCGAGCAGGTCGCTGACGTTGAGCGGCCGCAACGCGATCACGCCCGGTTTGCCGAGCCCGTGCGGATTCCAGCCACGCGGCGGGCCGTACCCACCCGGATACGGCGGCGGGGGCTGGTGCCCCGGGGCCTGCCACTGTCCGCCCGGGTGACCGGGTTGGTGACCGGGTGGCTGGGTGGGTGGCTGAGCGCCCGGGGGCGGCGTCCAGCCCTGCGGGGCTGGCTGTCCGGCCGGTGGGACGCCAGGCTGTCCGAGGGTGCCCGGCTGCTGCGGAGTCGCGCCCGGCTCGGGCGCGACCGCAGGTTGCCGGGGTTGCTGGGACGCGGCTCCAGGCTGACCGGGTTGCGAAGTGGCCTCCGGCTGGCTCGAAGTCGCACCCGGCTGTGCCGTGCCGCGCGGAGGAGTCGAGTCGCCGGCCGCTGGATCCGTGCCGGAAGCTGCCGGCGGTGTCCCCTGGGTACCCAGGTTTCCGGGCGACTGGTTTCCGGACTGGTTCTCGGCCTGGTTTCCGGGCGACGGGTTCTCCGGTGACTGGTTCTCGGACGACCCGGGCACCGGGATGCCCTGGCTCGGTGTCGGCGTGTCGTCGCCGGAACCGGGCGAATCGGGTGCGTCTGTCATCGAAACCCCTCGTCTGCACGGCCCTGCACTTGCTGCCGTCACTCTTCCAGAGGCCACCGGACCGGGCCAGACCTGGGGTGACGTCCGGACGGCCGCGATGTCGGCCGAAGTGCTGCGAAAGCGTGGCCATCCCCCGATATGCTGAACGCCGAGCCGGGGGCCGCCCGGCGCGCGCCGAGACCCACCGGGACTGCCCAGATGACGCAACCGCCCTACGGCCCAGTGCCGCCGCACGGGGCCGTTCCGCCGGGAGGCCCGGCGGGTCCACCACCGGCCCGGCCGATGGGACCGCCCGCCGCCCAGCCGATGGGTGGCCCGCCGCCCGGCCGTCCGATGGGACAGCCGGGGCCGCAGCCCATGGGCGGCCCGCCGACCGCGCGGATGGGCGCACCGCAGGGTCAGCAGAGTCACCAGGGTTCGCCGCCGATGGGCCCGCCGCCAGGGTGGCCGCAGCAGCCGGGCCCGGTGCCACCGCGGCGCAAGCCGGCCGGCCTGATCATCGGGCTCAGCCTGGGCGCGGTCGTCGTGCTCGTGCTCGGCGTGGTCGCGATCGTCTCGTTGAACAGCTCCGGCCAGGAGACCTCGAACGCCGGCTACCGGAACGCTCCGGCGCCCGCGCCGACCTCGGCCTACGAGCTGCCGCCGAACAACGGCTCGTCGACCAGCTCCTCGGACCAGCCCACCAGTACCGAGCAGAGCCCGACGTCCTCCACCGGATCCGAGCCGCACAAGGTCCTCGAGCTGGCCGACCACCCGATCCTGCAGGACCCGGACGCCGGGCTGCAGAACCAGGTGTGCGACCTGCCGGCGTGGCAGAGCACCCAGGCCGGCGCGGAAGCGTTCTTCACCGCGGCGAGCAAATGCCTCGACGCCGCGTGGGGACCGTTCCTGGAGTCCTACGACCTGCCGTTCACCCCGCCCGCGCTGCACTTTCCGACCGGTCCCAGCTTCGACACCGAATGCGGCACCATCCAGGTCGGCATCGCGACCGCGGCCTACTACTGCGAGAACAACCTGTACGTGCCGTTCAAGGGGCTGCAGACCGACCAGTACGGCAACAACCCGGGTGTCTACCTGGCGTTGTTCGCGCACGAGTACGGCCATCACGTGCAGGAGGTCGCGGGCATCATGGACGCGGCCTGGCAGAAGATCTACGCGGCGGGCCAGGACAGCGCCGCGGGCCTGGAGATGTCGCGTCGCAAGGAGCTGCAGGCGCAGTGCTTCTCCGGGATGTTCCTCGGCGCGCACGTCGACCAGGGCGGCACGGTCAGCCGGGAAATGTACAACAAGGCCTGGAGCGACCAGGAAACCCGCGGCGACAACACGTCGCACAGCCACGATCACGGCACGAACGCGCACTACGCGCAGTGGTGGCGCGCGGGAGCGAAGGACAACCGGATCGCCGACTGCAACACCTTCGCGGCGTCGTCGTCCGACGTGAGCTGATCAGCTCAGCAGGGCCAGCCGGCCGGGACCGCGGACCACCAGGTACGCGTACATCCCGCCGCAGAAGCAGGCGAACACCAGCAACGCCAGCGCGATCGGGGCCCGGGCGTCGTGCGAACCAGTGGTGGACTCGGACGCGGTGACCGCCACCGTGCCCTCGGCCGCGGCGTCGTCCGGCACGATCACCTGGAGGTGCTCGTCCTTGCCGTGGCCGCAGCCGTTCAGGGTGCCCTCGCGCTCCTTGCCGCCGAGCTGGAACCGCACGGTCTCCGCCGCGGCGCCGGACGAGCAGTCGGCAGGCTTGGTGACCTGCGCCTGGACCGGGGCGCCCACGACGTCCGGGCCGATCCCGAACAGGCCCGGGCCGGCCAGCCACGCCAGCACCACGACGAGCACCCCGACCGCGGCCGGGATGCCCACCTGAAGCCACCGCTGGAGGGCGCTCTTGCTCGCGGGGTCGGGAACCTGCACGCCACCATGCTTCCAGATCGCCCCGGCAAAACCCAGCGGCGGCCACCCGCCGGGGGACGGCCTGGACCCGGCCGCACCACGGCGGAAAGCTCGCGGCGGACGGGCAGCGTCGGCTATGTCACACCACGCTCACCGTTCGACCTGGTCCACCTGGGTGACCTTCCGGACGTACAGCAGCCGGTCGCCCGGTTCGATGGCGTCGGCCTGCGGCGCGTCCACGCGGTAGAGCACGCCACCGCGGACCACCCCGAGCACGATGTCCGGCAGATGCCGCGGGGAACCGCCCTCCTCGGCCGCCTCCACCGCGCGTTCGGCGATGGCCAGCCCGGATTCCGGCGTCAGCAGGTCCTCGACCATGTCGACCACGAGCGGGCTGGCGGTCGCCATGCCGAGCAGCCTGCCCGCCGTCTCGCTCGAGACCACCACCTGGTTCGCGCCGGACTGCTTGAGCAGGTGGACGTTCTCCGCCTCGCGCACCGAGGCGACGATGTGCGCCTTGGGCGCCAACTCGCGTGCGGTCAGCGTGACCAGCACCGCGGTGTCGTCCCGGCTCGGCGCGACCACCACGGCCCGCGCGTGCTGGGCACCGGCCACCCGGAGCACGTCGGCGCGGGTGGCCGAACCGTGCACGGTCACCAGGCCGAGTGCGGTCGCCGCCTCCAGCGCCCCCTGGTCGGTGTCGACCACGACGATCCGGTTCGGCTGGATCTCCTCGTCGCCGAGCAGGGCGTTGACCGCCGAACGGCCCTTCGTGCCGAATCCGACGACGACGGTGTGGTCCCGCACCTTCGTCCTCCACTTCTGGATCTTGAATGCCTGCCGGGAGCGCTCGGTGAGCACCTCCAGCGTGGTGCCGACGAGGACGATCAGGAAGAGCACCCGCAGCGGGGTGATGATGACGATGTTCACCAGCCGCGCGGACGCACTGGCCGGGGCGATGTCGCCGTAGCCGGTGGTGGAGAGCGAGACGGTGGAGTAGTAGATCGCGTCGAGGAAGGTGACCCCGTCGCCGTTGGTGTCCCGGTAGCCACCGCGGTCGGCGTACACGATCAGCACGGTGGCCAGCAGCGCGAGCAGCGCGCCGATGATCCGCTTGACGATCGAGCGCATCGGGCTGACGGTGATCTCCGGCATCTTGATCACGCCGACGAGCTCGTGATCGGGCCGGTCGTTCAGCCGGACGTTGAGGGGCAGCCGCCCGAGTGCCTTCATGTCACCGCTTCTTCTGCTCCGTCGCCCCGAGGGTGTTCGGCGTCACGCACAGCGGGAGGATATCCCACGGTCAGCACCCGCACACCCGTCGCGGTGATCGCGCTGTGGCAGGGTGTCCGCATGGCCGATTCCAGCTCGTCGCAGCGTCCCGCGTACCTGCTCGCCGGGGTGCTCGCCACCGCGGGCGTGCTGCACTTCGTGCGCCCGAAGCCGTTCGATTCCCTGATCCCGCGCGAGCTGCCGGGCAGCCGTCGCACGTGGACCTACGCTTCGGGCGCGGCCGAGCTGGGCGTCGCCACGAGCATCGCGCTGCCCCGCACCCGCAGGCTCGGCGGGCTGGCCGCCGCGCTGCTGTTCGTCGGCGTGTTCCCGGGCAACGTGAAAATGGCGCTCGACTCCCAGCGCCGCGGCCGTCCGGCTCGCGAACGCTGGGTGGC carries:
- a CDS encoding DUF4129 domain-containing protein — translated: MVTFLLTDVPVDIDRDPARLRAIEELRDPAYADAKPGFVQQVLQWLGQRLADLLDALNGVPGGPLGLVLVLALLIVLAVVVRLRVGRVGRSAQSAGEVFAGRRRSAEDYRRAAEEAAAGGRFADAVRERFRALVRGMEERTVLDTRSGRTADEAAAEAGALLPDLAGDLTAAARLFDDVHYGGRPGTEAGYRALTELDERVRRARPVLVGV
- a CDS encoding neutral zinc metallopeptidase — protein: MGAPQGQQSHQGSPPMGPPPGWPQQPGPVPPRRKPAGLIIGLSLGAVVVLVLGVVAIVSLNSSGQETSNAGYRNAPAPAPTSAYELPPNNGSSTSSSDQPTSTEQSPTSSTGSEPHKVLELADHPILQDPDAGLQNQVCDLPAWQSTQAGAEAFFTAASKCLDAAWGPFLESYDLPFTPPALHFPTGPSFDTECGTIQVGIATAAYYCENNLYVPFKGLQTDQYGNNPGVYLALFAHEYGHHVQEVAGIMDAAWQKIYAAGQDSAAGLEMSRRKELQAQCFSGMFLGAHVDQGGTVSREMYNKAWSDQETRGDNTSHSHDHGTNAHYAQWWRAGAKDNRIADCNTFAASSSDVS
- a CDS encoding potassium channel family protein; the encoded protein is MKALGRLPLNVRLNDRPDHELVGVIKMPEITVSPMRSIVKRIIGALLALLATVLIVYADRGGYRDTNGDGVTFLDAIYYSTVSLSTTGYGDIAPASASARLVNIVIITPLRVLFLIVLVGTTLEVLTERSRQAFKIQKWRTKVRDHTVVVGFGTKGRSAVNALLGDEEIQPNRIVVVDTDQGALEAATALGLVTVHGSATRADVLRVAGAQHARAVVVAPSRDDTAVLVTLTARELAPKAHIVASVREAENVHLLKQSGANQVVVSSETAGRLLGMATASPLVVDMVEDLLTPESGLAIAERAVEAAEEGGSPRHLPDIVLGVVRGGVLYRVDAPQADAIEPGDRLLYVRKVTQVDQVER
- a CDS encoding DoxX family protein; amino-acid sequence: MADSSSSQRPAYLLAGVLATAGVLHFVRPKPFDSLIPRELPGSRRTWTYASGAAELGVATSIALPRTRRLGGLAAALLFVGVFPGNVKMALDSQRRGRPARERWVAWLRLPMQWPLVEWALRIRDRAQ